TGCCTTCCCTGATCCGGTGCTGTACTTGCTCTACAAATTTGCCAGTCTGCATCCGTCTCTCACGCTTCACAAAGATCACACCGACCAGTTTACAAACCCATCCGATAACAGGCCAATTGCCAATTTCAGCTTTTGCTGCAAACGCAACCGGCATTTGAGAAGATAACAGAAAGGGGTCGAGTAAACCAAGGTGGTTACTTACCGCCAACATAGCGCCTTTTGTAGGAATTTCGCCGACAAGGTGCACCTCTACGCCCAGCAGGTGACATAGTTTGGCTGTTGCCTTGCGCTGCCAGTTTGCTTTAAAAAGGGGCAATTCTTCCGATTCCACGCGCCGCTCTGCCAGGCGCAATCGTATTGCCTGGGTAATCATGGTGTTAAAAAAGCGAATCATTCGCCAAATCCGACGCATCAGTCTGTCTCGCTAGTTGCTGGCTAGGTACGTGCATGGGTCCGTCATGCAAAACAATAGGACCTGTCCCTTTCTCTTATCGGTCAGGATGGTGAGGCTTTAGGTGAGCCTTCATCCGGCACGCCCTGCAGTTGTGGTGGATAAAGCTTCCCTTTGCTGCGGTCGAATCTAAGACACGGGTGTCGGTCTTGCAATCATTAATCCCTGCTATTGTATAGCCGGATGTGGATCCTGTGCCCTGCGATCGCTCGTTTTATCATCAGGCGCTGCCGGCAGTGTCACTTCATCAATCTGGAATGAAACTGTAAACGTACTGCCGATACCCTTTTTACTGTCTACCTTGATTCTGCCATGAAGCAATTCTACAAGCTTGGCAGTAATGGTGAGCCCCAGTCCGCTGCCTTCCACCCGCACATCATTGTTGGGCTCTTGTTTAAATTCTTCAAACAACTGCGGGATAAAGTCGGGGTCGATGCCAACTCCTGTATCTACAACATGGACGTGCACCTGGTCCACGTCTTTCTCTATTTCAATGCGTACGCCACCTTCGTGGGTAAACTTAATCGCGTTGCCAACCAGGTTATACAGAATCCGCTCGTAACAATCTTCATCCAACCGCACCATGATCCGCTCAGGTGGCGTATTAACGGTGAGGGTGAGGTTACGATTTTTTGCAAGCTGGTTGAGGAGGTCAACCACTTCTTCCGTTTTCTCTCCGATCTCAAACCGCTCAAAACTCAGTTCAAACATGCCGGCGCGCAGTTTTGCGAGATCAAGCAATGAATTGATCGTTTTCAGGAGCCGTTTTCCGTTTTCGTCTATCAGACCAAGAAACTCCAGGTTTTCCTGTGGCACTTCTTCCTTAAGAACGGAAGTGAAGCCCAGAATGGCAGTAAGCGGCGTACGCAATTCATGCGATGCATTAGCCAAAAACTCGTCCTTCATCTGGTTGGCCTGCTCCAAGCTCGAGTTTGCTGTTCGGAGTTGTGTGTTTGCCAATTGTAGACGCGCATTCAGTTCACGTTCAATGTTGAGCAAAATCAGCTCTTTTTTTGCACGCTGAAAACGCACAAATTGCAGCAAACTAAACCCGAGAAAAAGCACATAAAGAGACTTGGTCCACCAACTCCAGAACCAGGGCGCCTTTACCGTAATCGGAATGGCAGCCTTCTGTCCCATTGGCATGCCAGAGACGCGAGACTCCAGTTCAAAGGTAACACGGCCAGGCGAGATATTGCGGTAATCGGCAAATCGCTCTTTCGTCCATGCAGACCAGCCACTGCTATGTCCTTCAAGTTTGTGTCGAAATTCTACCTGGTCGCGTTTACTATACATTGGCAGGGTAAAATCAAACCGGAAATCATTGTCTCGGTGCGACAAATCCAACGCCAGGTGTTTACCTTCCTGAAACTTTGCGTTCGCAACCGTACTGGAAAAAGCCCCGCCATACAGTGCATCTTCCGAAAGGATCGAAATGTGCCGGACCAGCGGGTCAACGGTATTGTTCAGTAAGGGATTCGGACGCACGTCAGGCTCGAATTTAAACAGGGGGCGCACCCGCGTACTGCTGAACCAGACAGGTCCATTAGGCTCTGCATACAGATGCTTTACTTTGCCCCAATCAGGCAGCATCGCATCTTCAGAAAACACTTCGATGGCTGCAGAATCCTGATAAGACTGGATGTGCTCTAATCTATCCCGATACAATACCCAGTAACCGGAATCGGCATCACTCACAAAGTCAACAACCGGATTGTTTGCGGTGACTCCTGCGGCAAAGAACGCCTGAAACGCTTCATCAAGCACAAGTTCAAACCCTTCTGGCAATTCGTTCTTTGCAGCACGAAAAATTCCTTTGGGCAGGGCAATCACACCTAACGTGCCACCGATATCTTCGACATACATACTTGAAACGCCCATCGCCCGGCCGCTAGCAACCTGCATGGTCTTGCTTACTTCACCCGCCGAATCAAAGGTGACGTGCCAGAGTTCTGCCGGCTCGGTTGTACCTATCCAAAGCGAGCCATCAGCCGACTCATACATTGACGATATTTTACGCCCAATTTCATCATACTTTTTGGCAGTATACGTCGGCCCCTTCATGGACATGACACCCCATCCCATATCGAGCCCTACATACATGCGCGCGTCGTGGAATTGGGATTTGAGTAATACCCCGGGCTTGTGCGACACTTCAAAAGCTATATTCTCAGCAAAGTGTTCTCCATCACGATCTTCCGTTACCCGAATAACACCATATTCAGAAGCGACGTACAAGGCGTCCTCCTCTGAACTAAGTCCCCAAAAAATACCATTGGATATGTCTGATATTTTTATCCGCTTGAAATGAGGAAAATCTTTTTCTGATTCCGCTTTTCCGATACGGTCTTCCAGGGTAAAAAGTCCGTCGTTGGTTGCCACATAGAGCCGGCCCTTGTGCCGGCGTACATCGTTGACTGCACCTTTCAAGCCTTCCATGATACCGTACGAAGACAACCCCGCAGGAGAAGCCATATAAGAAAGCCCCGTAACGTTGTGCGCCAACCATAGTCCACCATGCGCATCCACAAACGTTGCGTTTACATCTTCCCCTACTCCCCTGTCAGCATCAAGAGTCTCTACCAGACTGCCATCTTGATCTAAAACAAATACGCCGTGATAGAGCG
This is a stretch of genomic DNA from Bacteroidota bacterium. It encodes these proteins:
- a CDS encoding lysophospholipid acyltransferase family protein translates to MRRIWRMIRFFNTMITQAIRLRLAERRVESEELPLFKANWQRKATAKLCHLLGVEVHLVGEIPTKGAMLAVSNHLGLLDPFLLSSQMPVAFAAKAEIGNWPVIGWVCKLVGVIFVKRERRMQTGKFVEQVQHRIREGIRVLVFPEGTTSDGMGILPFKTGAFAAVANMEGGAILPFYMRGITADGEPASGDYLTGFTWTNGQPLFLHAWDILSLKKIIFEIHVGEPIDTTNRDRKELARLSYDAVTALSRLSATVDTNVDNNA
- a CDS encoding ATP-binding protein, which produces MRYALLHSLLLVLALCSVEVSAQSIQAHEYAGQAYGLALYDQESLPNMGQNWSITQDDRGLIYVANSNGVLEYDADTWRIIHVPDSATVFSVGKSLNGTVHAGARDEFGFLAPDSTGTLEYRSLLPFLSESDTLRFGEIWNTDATTAGVFYQSNSHLFRWDGSEITTWRSAERMHTSFVVNDTFYVKRDGIGIMAIDGDAMTLLPGTERFANHRVVFMGADATNAVRIYVQKGLEGPLEAYRYNSEGLTALTLDSHLDNDVDVYTFYHGSILPAGYFALSTLYHGVFVLDQDGSLVETLDADRGVGEDVNATFVDAHGGLWLAHNVTGLSYMASPAGLSSYGIMEGLKGAVNDVRRHKGRLYVATNDGLFTLEDRIGKAESEKDFPHFKRIKISDISNGIFWGLSSEEDALYVASEYGVIRVTEDRDGEHFAENIAFEVSHKPGVLLKSQFHDARMYVGLDMGWGVMSMKGPTYTAKKYDEIGRKISSMYESADGSLWIGTTEPAELWHVTFDSAGEVSKTMQVASGRAMGVSSMYVEDIGGTLGVIALPKGIFRAAKNELPEGFELVLDEAFQAFFAAGVTANNPVVDFVSDADSGYWVLYRDRLEHIQSYQDSAAIEVFSEDAMLPDWGKVKHLYAEPNGPVWFSSTRVRPLFKFEPDVRPNPLLNNTVDPLVRHISILSEDALYGGAFSSTVANAKFQEGKHLALDLSHRDNDFRFDFTLPMYSKRDQVEFRHKLEGHSSGWSAWTKERFADYRNISPGRVTFELESRVSGMPMGQKAAIPITVKAPWFWSWWTKSLYVLFLGFSLLQFVRFQRAKKELILLNIERELNARLQLANTQLRTANSSLEQANQMKDEFLANASHELRTPLTAILGFTSVLKEEVPQENLEFLGLIDENGKRLLKTINSLLDLAKLRAGMFELSFERFEIGEKTEEVVDLLNQLAKNRNLTLTVNTPPERIMVRLDEDCYERILYNLVGNAIKFTHEGGVRIEIEKDVDQVHVHVVDTGVGIDPDFIPQLFEEFKQEPNNDVRVEGSGLGLTITAKLVELLHGRIKVDSKKGIGSTFTVSFQIDEVTLPAAPDDKTSDRRAQDPHPAIQ